Part of the Polaribacter sp. Hel1_33_78 genome is shown below.
GATGAATTATGAAATTCCGGTTCTAGAACTTCCTGAGGAAGTAGAAATTGCTACAATGTTAACGGAAGATGAACGTCCAAGAGAAGATCAAGGGATTTCTAAAAATAGAACTTCACTAGAATATGTTCCTGGGCCAGCTTTTCATGAAAAGAGCGAAAAAAATAGTCAAGTTAATCGAGGAGGGTCTTATAGAAGGGAGATTGCGAAGAAATATAAGAAGCCAAAAACTAGGGGAGATAAAAACTACAACAAACATAATAAGAAAAAGTAATGCAGATTTTAACGGCTCAAGAATTGCATAATTTGGCAATGAACATTGTTGGGAAAAAGTTGCAGAAAATGGGGTATGAATTTCAGGCTATAAATAGTCAATTAAAAAGACATCCACAGTATGTCTTGTTCAAAAAAGGAGAACCGACTATTTTTGTATTGGTAAAGGCATCAAAAAATTTACAGAATCCAAATGATTATGATGTTGTTTGGATGGAAACTTTTATAAACCATGCGAAAAAACAAAATGCTAAAGTTTGGTTTGCAGGAGTTGGAATTGCAAATGCAGAAAGTGTAGAAAATCCTGTTTTTAAAAACCAACCTTATTATGTGGCTTTTGAAGATTTTATTGAGGTTTTAGAGTAGTTTGTATAACTTTGATGTATTGAAAGCTAAGTGTTTTAAGTCCCTAATTTAGCAAATAAAAGCCAAATAGAATATTCGCGAGTATTTTTGTTAGCAACCCAAAACTAGCCTTTTTTTTCATTCGTTATGTTTTCAAACCTTTTAGGAATTGGGTAACGTGTTTAATATGAAATTCCTTCAGACAAATTTTTTAGTAATTCAATTTCAGGGTTAGTGGATTCTAATGGTTTTAGTTAAAATACTATTATTTATTTCCTTATCTCAAATTTCACTTGCATCAAAAAGTTCATTTGCATACTGAATCCGTTCTATGGGATGACCTAATTGTTCCTGTTTTTTGGTAGTGTTTTTCATTTTTCAAATTATATTTCACGTAGTCTCTTATAGGTGTTTTTTTTTAATGTTTTATAAAGGAAGTTAAAGGAATTTAGTCGTTTTTTCAAGATAGATAAGTTTATAAAAACAAAAAAATAAACTCCTTTTTAGTTGGTTTTAAATAGTTATTAAACGCAAATACTATAATTTATCTTAATTATTTTGGTATTTGATTGTACTTGGGTCTTAGTATTCGTAATTAAGAATATTACCTATTGATACACAGGGTATCACTAAATATATTTGTTGAGTAGTATTTATTAAATATGCTTAGACAAAAAATTTATTCAAAGTCTAAAAATAAATGAGTATTACTTTAATAATATTAACTTATTACCCCCCCATAATATGTCAAAAAATATATTAAAAAAAATAGTATTACTTGCAGTTACTTCGATTGGATTATACTTTTCTGGTCATGATTTAATAACAATGTTATCCAGATTAGCTACTATAAAATCTTTTTCAGAAGCGTTAACTGTTATGACTTTTTTCACTTGTCTATTTCCTTTCTTATTTTTGTCATTAAGTTTATTTAGAGGAGCTTTAAAAACGTTAATATCTTTGTTGAAACTTACATCTCAAATGATTCAAACAGCAATATTTTAAAAAAAATCTAATTTATTTATTAATACTAATAACCTCTATAAAGTCTTAAGATATATTCTTATTTTTTTCTTTAGATATTAGCTTGTTTGTTTAAATCTCTTGCTAGTAGCTTTAAAAATCATATAGCGCCTTTAAAATATTTAATTAATTTTTCAATGCTAATCACATAGAAAACAATTAATTTATGCGTCTAAATTTTTATTGATAAACGAAATGGGATTTATTTTTAGATTATAAATTAAGGAAATCACCTATTGAATAAGATGGCATTATAAAATATCTTTGTTGAGTTAGGTTCTATATATAAAAAAATTTTTAATGACCTAAAATAAAAGTATTGTTGTTTTTTGTATAATGTATATTTCCCCCGTATATCCCATCATTATATCCCTCCAAAAAATTAGTTGAAAAAGCTAAACAACCCCGCGCATGTTTGGCTTTTTTTTTAACCGAATTCCCAAAAAAATTAATACCCTTTAAGTTGTTTAAATAAATTATTTGAAAGTTATTCTTATTTCAAAAAAAGTTTATTGATTTAAAAGAAATGTATGTAATTTTAATAGAGGTAAAATACCTTATGTATTATTTTCTATTAAACAAAATAGGAAATATTAACTATTAAATTTCTAAGGTAGTTAAACCATTCTGAATCGCATATTTTGTTAATTCAGATATGGTAAATAAATCTACTTTTTTCATAATATTATTTCTATGAACATCAATAGTCTTTGAACTTAAAAACAATATTTCTCCTATTTTTTTTGATGATTTACCTTCTGCAATCAATTGTAAAACTTCTTTTTCTCTAGAACTCAAATATGTTTTTTCTAAAAGTTTTCCTTTTTTAAGTAAAGAAAGAAACTCTTGATTGATGTCTTTTGAGAGGTATTTTTTATTTTGAACTACAGTGGTAATCGCTGTAATTAATTCATCTGAATCTCCATCTTTTAATAAGTACCCATAAGCACCTGCCTTAAACATGCCTTGTATAAATTGTTTTCCAGAATGCATAGAAAGACCTATAATTTTTATATTTGGATGATTTTTATGTATTTGTTGTGCAGCTTCTATACCATTCATGCCAGGCATTGCTACGTCTATAACGATAACATCTGGCAATAATTTAGAAGCTACTTTTATAGCTTCTCTGCCATCTGAAGCTTCTCCAATTATATGCATGTTTGATCTTTGTTCAATAATGTTTCTTAAACCATCTCTTAGTAATTTATGGTCGTCTACTAATAGTATTTTAATTTCTTTTATGGTATTCATAGAGATAGGGGTATAAAAAATGTAACAGTTGTTCCTGAATTTATTATTGATGATATAGTAAATTTTCCTTTTATATTTTGAAGACGTTCTCTAATAGTGAACAACCCAAAACCAGATCCTGAGTGGTTATGATAATTGTTTAATACATTCGTGTTAAATCCATTACCATTATCTGTTACAATAATAGTAAGCCCAAGATTGGTTTTATTAAGATCAACAGTAATCAAAGTTGCATTGGCATATTTTATGGTGTTATTTATCACTTCTTGTATGCTTCGATACAATAAAATAGACTTTACATCATCTAATTTAATACTAGCTATATTACTATTAATAGTACATGCAATATTATGCGTAACTTCTACATCTTCAAAGAGCCATTCTAATGCATCTATAATCCCTAATTGATACAATACTGGAGGAGAAAGATCGTACGTAATTTTACGGCTATTTTTTAAAGCTTCAGATATGTTTTTTTCAATAAAGAGTAAATCTTTATCAATTATTTTTAGTTCTGGGTTTCTTTTCAATTCATCAATTCTCATTTTTGAAATTACTAAAGATTGACTTAAGTGATCATGAATGTTAGATGCTATATTTTGTTTTTGTTTTTCTTCGATCAAGGTAATTTCAGTTGTTAATCCCTGAAGTGATGTTTGATATTCTTGAATCTCTTTTTTTGCTAATACCCACTTTGTAATATCTCTAGCGTAAGAAACAAAATGGCTAATTTTATTGTCCTTATAAACTCTTGATAACAAAAATTTTATCCAAATAAAATGTCCGTTTTTGTGAAGAACTCTGCATTGAAAAGGATCGATATTTGTATCATTTTGCAATCCTTCTTTTAATTCATTTTTTAGTTTTTCAAAATCATCATGATGTAATATACTAAAATTTTTTTTATTTAGAAGCTCTTCTTGCTCATACCCTATTATATATTTCATGGAAGGACTAATGTATTTGAAAGTACCGTCTGGTTCATGCATGCATATTAAGTCATTAGAATGATCGGTTAGTATGCGATACATCTCTTCTGCTTCTGCAACTTTATTCCTCACTAGTTTTTGTTCTGTAATATCTTGTAGGACACCTCTTCTTCCAACAATTTTATTTTGCTTATTGTACACAGGCTGAACTACAATTCTGATCCAAACTTCTTCTTCTCTAAGGTTAATCATTTTCAACTCTAAATCAAAAGGAATTCCTTTGGAGTCAAGATTTGAAGTAGCTTTTGCCATTTTTTGTTGAGATTCAAGATCATAAAGCATAGCAATTTCCTTACTAGAAGGTACTGGTTTTTTTGGGTCAAATCCAAAAATTTGGTAAAGATGCTCAGACCATTTAAAAGTATCAGTAGCAATATCATCTTCTAAATAGCCTATTTTGGCCATTTTACTAGCCTCACTCATAGAGTATTCTTTTTTTTCTAAAAGATTTAGAGAGTTTTGAATTTTTAGTTTAGACAGTTCTAATTCAAATTGTGCTTCTTTTGTGTCTGTAATATCCTGAAAAAGCCCTCTCCTGCCAATTATTTCATTTTCATTATTATATACAGGTTGCGCTACATTTCGTATCCAAAGTTCTTCTTTTCTTAGGTTCGTTAATTTTAATTCTAGATCATAAGGTATACCGTTAGAGGTAAGGTTTTGGGTAGCTTGTTCTAACTTTTCTTGAGATTTTTCATCAAAAAGAGCTACAAATTCTTTTCTCGATATTGGATTTTTGCTTGGGTCTGCTGCTATAATATGATACAGATACTGAGACCATGTAATAGAAGCATTTACACTATCATATTCCCAATACCCAATTTTAGCCATTCTACTTGACTCTTTTAAAGAGAATTCTTTTTTTTCTAAAAGATCTAAAGAGGTTTCAATTTTTTGTTTTGCCAACATTCTTTGCGTAATATCTCTAGCAGAGATAACAAAATAGCTAATTTTTTCCTCTTCATAAACGGGAGAAGTTAAAAATTCAAACCATAAATAATGATTTTTTTTATGACGAACTCTGCATGAAAAAGCACCATTAACAGCACCACTACACATGTTTTGTTCTATAGCATTTTTTAGCGCTTTAAGATCATCTCTATGGATTATGCCAAATACTTGTTTGCCTAAAAAATCTGTTTGTTCATATCCTAATAATGTTTTTACAGAAGGACTAACGTATTTAAAAGTGTTGTCTAGTTCGATTAAACAAATTAAATCGTTAGAATTATTAGCCAATAGACGATACATCTCTTCGGCTTTTTCAATTTTATTACTAGTTAATTTTTGCTCTGTAATATCTTGGGAAACACCCCTTCTACCAATAATTTCATTTTTACTATTATATAAGGGTTCTCCTATGTTTCGTATCCAACGTTCTTCGTTTTTTAAATTGGTCAACTTTAATTCAAGGTCAAAAGGAATCTCGCTAGTGTTAAGAGTAATTTCAGCTTCGGTAAGTTTATTTCTTGATTTTTCATCAAAAAAAGCATAAATTACATCAATTTCGGGCACCTCTTTTTCAGGGTCAGTTCCGTAAATTTCATGAATAGTTTCTGACCAAATAAGTGTATCTGTTTGATTAATGTATCTCCAATAGCCAATTTTTGCCATTCTACCGGCTTCTTTTAGAGAGTATTCGTTTTCCTCTACGAGCTCATCTATATTGTCTTGAATTACTTGTTGCTTTTTTAATTTACGTTTTACAACTTTTATTAATTCCTCTATATTTAAAGGTTTTATTAAATAATCATCTGCGCCCATATTCATACCTTTCCTTAAATCTGGCAATTCAGTTTTGCCGGAAAGAAAAATAAAAGGAATTGCTTCTGTAGTGCTAGATTTTTGAAGTTCTTTTAAAAACTGGTACCCATTTAATTTAGGCATAGAAATATCTGAAATAATTAAATTAGGCAACGTTACTTTTGCTTTTTTTAATCCTTTTGCACCATTTTCTGCACAAATTACTTTAAAACCCTCGAATTCAAGGATTTCACAAATTTCTTCGCGTATGATTTTTGAGTCTTCAACTACTAAAATTTTAGAAATCATCAGTTGTTTTTGGAAGATTTAAATAAAATGTTCTTTCTTTATTAGAAATACTTTCTAAATATACATCTCCATTGTAATAAGAAATAATTTTTTTAACAATGCTTAACCCAATTCCTGCAGATGTTGTAGATTTTATAGTTTCAAACATTTTGAATATTTTTCTATGGTATTTTTCATGAATACTAATACCATTATCTTTAATTGAAAAAATATACTCTTTTTTAGTTGTTTTACAGCCTAATTCAATAACACCATTTTTGTGATCAATATGTTTGATAGCATTTTGTATTAAAACTTCAAATACTTTTTGCAACATATTTTCATCTGCAAATAGTGTAGGTAATTGATTCTTTATTTTAATTGTAATATGTGGTGATTCAGGTATTTCATCTATTACGCGTTGCACTATTGTATGAATGTTAATGTCTTTATTTTTAAAAGAAGTATGTGCTATGTTTTTGTATTGTTCTAGTTGTACCAATAAATTTTCCATTTTTTCTACCTTTTCTTCCATAAGTTGAAGATGATTAGACCCATTAAAATTATCTGTTTCTTTTGCATCTTCTTGAGTCCAGGTTAATAAGTCTGAAACATTTCTTATACATGACTTTAACTCATGTGAAACTAAATGCGCATAATTGTCTAGTTCATTTTCTTGGTTTTTTAGAATATTTGATAACTTCAATGTTTTATCGATAATATTTTGATCTATAAACAATTTCTTTTGAATTTTATTTTCGACGGCACTCATCAAATCATCAATATTTACCGGTTTTGTTAAATAATCTTCGGCTCCAAGATTCATACCAATTCTAATATCTTTTCTTTCGCCTTTTGCAGAAAGAAAAATTAATGGAATACTTTTTGTTTTCTTCTCTTTATGCAGTTTTTTAAACATTTCAAAACCGTTCATTTCTGGCATGAGTATATCAGAAATAATAAGATCTGGCTTTTCTTTTAAAGCCATTTCAAAACCAATTTCTCCATTTTCAGCCTGAAAAACGGTGTATCCCTCCATTGTTAGAATATCAAAAACTTCTTCTCTAATGGATAATGTATCTTCAACTATTAAAATTTTATGCATAATATGTGTTTGGCTTTTTTGGAATTTTTACAATAAAGGAAGTTCCATTTCCAATATTTCTTTGAACAATTATTTTTCCATCAATAAGATCTACGGCATCTTTTACAATCGATAATCCAAGACCGGATCCTTGAATTAAATCTACGCTTTTTCCTCTAACAAAAGGTTTAAATATATCTGAAAGCTCTGCTTTAGGAATTCCAATACCAAAATCGGTAACTGAAATAATGATATAATTGTCTTCAGAAGAAAATTCAATAGTAACGGTATCTGCCTTCGGAGAAAATTTTACGGCATTACTAAGTAGGTTTATAAAAATATTTCGTCCTAATTTTTCATCAATAAAAATAGTTGCGTTTTTTAATTCTTCGGGATCAATTAATATTAATTTGTGCGAGTTTTTTAAAGAATTACTTACTTCATCAACTATTTCAGACATAAATTCCCCTAGATTAATCTCTAATGGGTTGTATATATTTTTACTAGCTTCAGTCTGTCCAACAATTAAAATATCATCTAACAATTTAGTCATATGTAATACTTGATCTTCTATTCTCTTCAGTTTTTGTTTTATTTTACTTGGTTCCATCTTTCTCCAATATTTTTTAATAGAGCCGGCAGCAAAGTTAATAGCAGATAAGGGCGTTCTAAATTCATGAGATGTTGTTGAAATAAATCTTGATTTTAATTTGTTTAATTCTTTTTGTTTTTCTAAAGATTTATTTAATCTTAAGGTTCTTCGTTTCACTTTTTGCTCTAATTCATTTCTATAACCAACTAATTCTGTAATATTTTGTCCTACAACTAATACGCCTACAATTTTTCCATCTGTATCTATACGTGCATTTGTGTTTAATAAAATCATTACCTGTTCTTTCTCTTTAGTAAATAAAGGAACCTCAAAATTGGCTGTTTCTATGCCTTTCAAGGTTTTTTCTAATAATTTTCTAGCAATTTTTTTATACTCTTTAGGGATATAGGTTTCCACAAAATTTTTCCCTAATACTTCTTGTTTTGTATACCCAGTAATTTTTTCAGAAGTTAAATTCCATTCATTAACCAACCCTTTATTATCAATACCAATAATTGGTGTATTTGCAGTTTTAAAAAACTGTTTCATTTCTTCGTTAACTGACTTAGATACTGATAGTAAAAACAAACGTTCTCGCTGATGTTTTAATTCGTTTATAAAATAAAACGATGCAAAATAAAAGATTAAGAATGGTGCTCCGATATTCATAAGATAAAATAGTATACGTGCAGTTTCTGTAACTTTTATTCCGTTGTTAGAAAAAGTTGGTGAAAAAATGATAGTAATTCCAACAACTAAAAAGAATGCAAGCATCCATATTTTTGCATATTTCTCTTTAAGAAACAGTAATGCAACAAGAGGGCTTAAAAAACACCAACCGATCACAAAACCAGAGTTATGAATAGAGCCTAAACTCCACTGAATTAAAGTTGGTACTAATGAAATACAGATTATTTGTGCGTATACTAATAGCTTATAATTCGAGAGAAAGTGCGCAATGAAAATAGCTGGAATAACGATAATTACGAAAATTAAAGGAAGCATTGTTGTTAACCCAAATCCCAAGAAACAGTAATAAATAATACTCCATGCCACTCCACAAAGACTGCAACTAACAGCAATGATTAGAATTAAGGATTTAGCAACTCTTATTTCCTTGGTGTCTGAGGCATTGTAGTCGTATTTTAACATAAGTGCTTTCAGTTTTTTTAAATGAAAGTACCGTAATATTTTCTTAATAATCATTTAGAATTTTTTGGAATTTTAACGAGAAAAGAGGTTCCTTTGCCAATTTTACTGTTCACAATGATTTTTCCTCCTAAAGCATCTACAGCTTCTTTTACAATAGATAATCCTAGACCTGTTCCTTGAATTAAATCTACGTTTTCTCCTCTAATAAAAGGGTTAAATATATTTGAAAGCTCTGCTTTAGGAATTCCAATACCAAAATCGATAACGGATATAACGGTGTAATTTTTCTCTGTTGAAAATTCAACAGTAACGGTATCTGCATCTGGAGAAAATTTTACAGCGTTACTTATTATATTGATAAAAATATTTCTTCCTAATTTTTCATCAATAAAAATAGAGGTGTTTTTTAATTTTTCATCATCAATTAGTAATATTTTATGTCGTTTGTTATGAGAATTACCTACCTCTTCAATTATTTCATAAATAAAGTCTCCAAGATTAAGATGTATAGGGTTGTACATTATTTTACCGGCTTCAGCTTGACCAACAATTAAAATATCATCTAATAATTTTGTCATGTGCATAACTTGATCTTCAATTTTATGAAGTTTTTTTTCTATCACATTAGGTTCCATTTTAGACCAGTATTTTTTAATAGATCCTGCAGCAAAATTTATTGAAGATAAAGGAGTTCTAAATTCATGAGATGCTGTTGAAACAAATTTTGATTTTAATTCCCTTAATTCTTTTTCCTTTTTTAATGCTTCATTTAATTTTAAAGTTCTTTGATTTACTTTTAACTCTAATTGATTACGATAACCAACTAATTCTGTAATATCTTGTCCTACTCCTAATACACCCGTAACGTCTCCATTTGCATTTCTACGTGTACTAGAGTTTAATAAAACCATAACCCGTTCTTTGGTTTTGGTAAATAATGGGAATTCAAAATTTGCTGTTTCTAAACCAAATAACGCATTGTCTAATACTTTTTTTACTGCTTCTTGGTCGTCTGCTCTAATATAGGTTTGTACTAAATTTTTTCCTAATACTTCTTGTTTTGTAAAACCAGTAATTTTTTCTGAAGTCTGATTCCATTCATTAACCAGTCCTTGACTATCAATACCAAAAATTGGTGCGTTTGCGGTTTCGATAAACTGTCTTAATTCTTTTGCAATAGATTCAGATTCTGTTCTTAGCTTATCAATTTGCGTAATATCTTGCCCTACACCTAACACACCCGTAACGTCTCCATTTGCATTTCTACGTGTACTAGAGTTTAATAAAACCATAACCCGTTCTTTGGTTTTGGTAAATAATGGGAATTCATAATTGGCCGTTTCTTTACCAAGTAAAGCGTCGTCTAATACTTGTTTTACAGCTTTTTGGTAATCTTTTGTGATGTATGTCTGTACCAAATCTTTTCCTAATACATCTTTTTTAGTAAATCCTGTAATTTTTTCTGAAGTCTGATTCCATTCATTAACCAGTCCTTGGCTATCAATACCAAAAATTGGTGCGTTGGCAGTTTCAATAAACTGGCGTAATTCATTCGCAATAGCAGTAACTTTAGACTTAGTTGTCACCATTTCTGAGATGTCGTTGGCTATTTTTATTACCTTATAATAATTTCCATTAACATCTTTAACTGGCGTATAAGTTGCGTGAATCCATATAGTAGAACCATCTTTTTTTATACGCTTATATTCCCCTTTTTGTTTTATACCATTTGCTAGGTCTTTCCAAAAACGTTCATAACTATCAGAATTTTCATAAGAGGGGTCATAAAATATTTTGTGATGCTTTCCTATGAATTCCTTTTTTGAAGAATATCCAAAATCAGTAACAAAATTATAATTTGCTCTCAAAATAATTCCCTCCATTGTAAATTCAGCTGATGACCAACCTAAATCTACAGCAGATTTCATAGCTCTTGATTCTAATCCAACTTTTAAAACTTTCTTTTCTTGATTAACCTGTTCTGTTATGTCTTGGTTTGTTCCTTTTAAATTAACAATATTACCATTGGCATCTCTAACTGGGTTACAAACAGATCTTAATGTTTTTTCAGGTCTATTAGGAATACAAATTCTAAATTTAATATCAAACGGGATGCCCATTGTACTAACTATTTTAACAGAATTCATAACGAATTCGAAATCATCGGGGTGAATTAAATTAATAATGGTATCATATTTGGGAATATTTTTATTGAAATCGAAACCCCAAATATGATAGGTTTCCTCTGACCATTCCACTTTTTTATTTTTAGGATTTAATAACCAGCTACCAATTTGTCCTAATTTTTGAGCTTCAAATAATTCGATTTTAGTTTTTTCTAATTTTAATAAAGACTTTTCTTTTTCTTCTTCTAGCTGTTTTTTTTCGGTAATATCTTTAATTAAACCATAAATAATATTTTCAGGTCTTTTTTCAGCAGACATTAAAGTTAAGTGTCTAATTTCACCAGATGGGCGTTTTATTCTAAACTCAAGAGGAGAAAACATTCCATCAGCGAATAATAACTCAATATTTTGATTAACTTTTTTCAAGTCTTTTCGCAAAACTAGGCTCATAATATTTTGGTGAGAAGGATGAAACGTTTCCTTTGATTGGCCATAAATTTTATACATTTCTTCAGACCATTCTGATGTATCTGTTGTTAAATTCCATTGAAAGCTACCAATTTGTCCTAATTTTTGAGCTTTATTTAATTCGTTTTTAGTTTTTTCTAATTTTAATAAAAAATTTTCTTTTTCTTTTTCTCTCTCTTTTTTTCCGGTAATATCTTTAATTAAACCAAAAGTAATGTCTCCAGATTTTTTTTCAGCAGACATTAAAAGCAAGTGTCTAATTTTACCAGATGGCCGTTTTATTCTAAACTCAAAAGGATAAAATATTTCATCAGTGTATAATAACGCCATATTTTGACGAAATGTTTTCAAGTCTTCTCGCAAAATTACGCTCATAACATTTTTGCGAGAAGGATAAAAAGTTTCCTTTGATTGGCCATAAATTTTATACATTTCTTCAGACCATTCTGATTCGTCTGTTTTTAAATTCCATTGCCAGTTACCAATACTACTTA
Proteins encoded:
- a CDS encoding PAS domain S-box protein, yielding MISKILVVEDSKIIREEICEILEFEGFKVICAENGAKGLKKAKVTLPNLIISDISMPKLNGYQFLKELQKSSTTEAIPFIFLSGKTELPDLRKGMNMGADDYLIKPLNIEELIKVVKRKLKKQQVIQDNIDELVEENEYSLKEAGRMAKIGYWRYINQTDTLIWSETIHEIYGTDPEKEVPEIDVIYAFFDEKSRNKLTEAEITLNTSEIPFDLELKLTNLKNEERWIRNIGEPLYNSKNEIIGRRGVSQDITEQKLTSNKIEKAEEMYRLLANNSNDLICLIELDNTFKYVSPSVKTLLGYEQTDFLGKQVFGIIHRDDLKALKNAIEQNMCSGAVNGAFSCRVRHKKNHYLWFEFLTSPVYEEEKISYFVISARDITQRMLAKQKIETSLDLLEKKEFSLKESSRMAKIGYWEYDSVNASITWSQYLYHIIAADPSKNPISRKEFVALFDEKSQEKLEQATQNLTSNGIPYDLELKLTNLRKEELWIRNVAQPVYNNENEIIGRRGLFQDITDTKEAQFELELSKLKIQNSLNLLEKKEYSMSEASKMAKIGYLEDDIATDTFKWSEHLYQIFGFDPKKPVPSSKEIAMLYDLESQQKMAKATSNLDSKGIPFDLELKMINLREEEVWIRIVVQPVYNKQNKIVGRRGVLQDITEQKLVRNKVAEAEEMYRILTDHSNDLICMHEPDGTFKYISPSMKYIIGYEQEELLNKKNFSILHHDDFEKLKNELKEGLQNDTNIDPFQCRVLHKNGHFIWIKFLLSRVYKDNKISHFVSYARDITKWVLAKKEIQEYQTSLQGLTTEITLIEEKQKQNIASNIHDHLSQSLVISKMRIDELKRNPELKIIDKDLLFIEKNISEALKNSRKITYDLSPPVLYQLGIIDALEWLFEDVEVTHNIACTINSNIASIKLDDVKSILLYRSIQEVINNTIKYANATLITVDLNKTNLGLTIIVTDNGNGFNTNVLNNYHNHSGSGFGLFTIRERLQNIKGKFTISSIINSGTTVTFFIPLSL
- a CDS encoding ATP-binding protein, with protein sequence MLKYDYNASDTKEIRVAKSLILIIAVSCSLCGVAWSIIYYCFLGFGLTTMLPLIFVIIVIPAIFIAHFLSNYKLLVYAQIICISLVPTLIQWSLGSIHNSGFVIGWCFLSPLVALLFLKEKYAKIWMLAFFLVVGITIIFSPTFSNNGIKVTETARILFYLMNIGAPFLIFYFASFYFINELKHQRERLFLLSVSKSVNEEMKQFFKTANTPIIGIDNKGLVNEWNLTSEKITGYTKQEVLGKNFVETYIPKEYKKIARKLLEKTLKGIETANFEVPLFTKEKEQVMILLNTNARIDTDGKIVGVLVVGQNITELVGYRNELEQKVKRRTLRLNKSLEKQKELNKLKSRFISTTSHEFRTPLSAINFAAGSIKKYWRKMEPSKIKQKLKRIEDQVLHMTKLLDDILIVGQTEASKNIYNPLEINLGEFMSEIVDEVSNSLKNSHKLILIDPEELKNATIFIDEKLGRNIFINLLSNAVKFSPKADTVTIEFSSEDNYIIISVTDFGIGIPKAELSDIFKPFVRGKSVDLIQGSGLGLSIVKDAVDLIDGKIIVQRNIGNGTSFIVKIPKKPNTYYA
- a CDS encoding Na(+)-translocating NADH-quinone reductase subunit F; protein product: MQILTAQELHNLAMNIVGKKLQKMGYEFQAINSQLKRHPQYVLFKKGEPTIFVLVKASKNLQNPNDYDVVWMETFINHAKKQNAKVWFAGVGIANAESVENPVFKNQPYYVAFEDFIEVLE
- a CDS encoding response regulator transcription factor, whose product is MNTIKEIKILLVDDHKLLRDGLRNIIEQRSNMHIIGEASDGREAIKVASKLLPDVIVIDVAMPGMNGIEAAQQIHKNHPNIKIIGLSMHSGKQFIQGMFKAGAYGYLLKDGDSDELITAITTVVQNKKYLSKDINQEFLSLLKKGKLLEKTYLSSREKEVLQLIAEGKSSKKIGEILFLSSKTIDVHRNNIMKKVDLFTISELTKYAIQNGLTTLEI
- a CDS encoding PAS domain S-box protein, translated to MSNKKPTYQDLEKEIIKLKSENEILQSNDRFNMLSKVSDDMFTVHQPDGKYLYYNGPTCYAISPKEIVGKMPEDIFNKDVSKRIMSAFKKVNKTGESVTIEVLLDWLGERKWFSEYIYPFKNAKGEVIEIVKVCKDIHQHKIAQQEVENQNIALLRSAKELKASNKAFHELNKELHNSNKKLTSAKEILEKSEINLRTLMNTIPDLIWLKSEDGRYLFVNNRFEDLFGAKEQDIVGKTDYDFVDKELADLFRMNDKKAIYNGISSVNEETVVFANDKHIELLETTKVPVISNDNSLVGVLGIGRDITAERKAEKTLKASNKAYRKLNQELKISNKKLSNAKNTIEKSEINLRTLMNTIPDLIWLKSEDGRYLFVNNRFEDFFGAKEQDIVGKTDYEFMDKEVADFYIEKDKEAISSGVANVSEDYAIFANDNHGELLETTKVPVISKDNSVIGVLGFARNITAKKKAENLTQKLSSIGNWQWNLKTDESEWSEEMYKIYGQSKETFYPSRKNVMSVILREDLKTFRQNMALLYTDEIFYPFEFRIKRPSGKIRHLLLMSAEKKSGDITFGLIKDITGKKEREKEKENFLLKLEKTKNELNKAQKLGQIGSFQWNLTTDTSEWSEEMYKIYGQSKETFHPSHQNIMSLVLRKDLKKVNQNIELLFADGMFSPLEFRIKRPSGEIRHLTLMSAEKRPENIIYGLIKDITEKKQLEEEKEKSLLKLEKTKIELFEAQKLGQIGSWLLNPKNKKVEWSEETYHIWGFDFNKNIPKYDTIINLIHPDDFEFVMNSVKIVSTMGIPFDIKFRICIPNRPEKTLRSVCNPVRDANGNIVNLKGTNQDITEQVNQEKKVLKVGLESRAMKSAVDLGWSSAEFTMEGIILRANYNFVTDFGYSSKKEFIGKHHKIFYDPSYENSDSYERFWKDLANGIKQKGEYKRIKKDGSTIWIHATYTPVKDVNGNYYKVIKIANDISEMVTTKSKVTAIANELRQFIETANAPIFGIDSQGLVNEWNQTSEKITGFTKKDVLGKDLVQTYITKDYQKAVKQVLDDALLGKETANYEFPLFTKTKERVMVLLNSSTRRNANGDVTGVLGVGQDITQIDKLRTESESIAKELRQFIETANAPIFGIDSQGLVNEWNQTSEKITGFTKQEVLGKNLVQTYIRADDQEAVKKVLDNALFGLETANFEFPLFTKTKERVMVLLNSSTRRNANGDVTGVLGVGQDITELVGYRNQLELKVNQRTLKLNEALKKEKELRELKSKFVSTASHEFRTPLSSINFAAGSIKKYWSKMEPNVIEKKLHKIEDQVMHMTKLLDDILIVGQAEAGKIMYNPIHLNLGDFIYEIIEEVGNSHNKRHKILLIDDEKLKNTSIFIDEKLGRNIFINIISNAVKFSPDADTVTVEFSTEKNYTVISVIDFGIGIPKAELSNIFNPFIRGENVDLIQGTGLGLSIVKEAVDALGGKIIVNSKIGKGTSFLVKIPKNSK
- a CDS encoding response regulator; the protein is MHKILIVEDTLSIREEVFDILTMEGYTVFQAENGEIGFEMALKEKPDLIISDILMPEMNGFEMFKKLHKEKKTKSIPLIFLSAKGERKDIRIGMNLGAEDYLTKPVNIDDLMSAVENKIQKKLFIDQNIIDKTLKLSNILKNQENELDNYAHLVSHELKSCIRNVSDLLTWTQEDAKETDNFNGSNHLQLMEEKVEKMENLLVQLEQYKNIAHTSFKNKDINIHTIVQRVIDEIPESPHITIKIKNQLPTLFADENMLQKVFEVLIQNAIKHIDHKNGVIELGCKTTKKEYIFSIKDNGISIHEKYHRKIFKMFETIKSTTSAGIGLSIVKKIISYYNGDVYLESISNKERTFYLNLPKTTDDF